One window of Verrucomicrobiota bacterium genomic DNA carries:
- a CDS encoding PLP-dependent transferase: MDIPSKQISFATPIPDLPHAISVSFPTLDDVIRYEERNPEAHAQLKIAYPRFVAHHRVVEWEAFLQTKFGLEEMHVHCLCSTHAAKDLQRYVGFQHVKVIADEAYAVVGVEKDEAAEIKARKFLQHTGCRISSRQAEDLLIEASVLISSEVSVPDENAFENVQDSLTEKIGARTNEDVFLANSGMGAVYAAFRAIQEIQSKKDRTYWIQLGWMYVDTYEILNKFAGDDENKIFIQDPTNLDALESILESRGFEVAGIISEMPTNPLVQTPDVERLLKLARTYGVALVVDPTVASIVNVDVLPFTDVLVTSLTKYVSHEGDVMMGAVALQADSPFYNELKTLIRKHIEPPYHRDVKRVADQLPNVESVAKTVNANTLKLAAFFEGHPGVRATHWAYGADNAERYQKIEKDADCPGSMITIDLVKPLAEFYDVCRISKGPSFGMEITLMSPFMYMAHYDLVSQAQGREDLNAYGINPDLVRISVGTEPIEQIIAAFGEAL, encoded by the coding sequence GTGGATATTCCAAGTAAGCAGATTTCCTTCGCAACACCGATCCCCGATCTTCCGCACGCAATTTCGGTAAGCTTTCCTACCTTGGACGATGTGATTCGTTACGAGGAGCGGAATCCAGAGGCACATGCGCAGCTAAAAATCGCCTATCCTCGATTTGTTGCTCATCATCGTGTTGTGGAATGGGAAGCGTTTCTACAAACCAAATTTGGACTCGAAGAAATGCACGTGCATTGTTTGTGCTCGACCCACGCCGCGAAGGACCTGCAACGCTATGTGGGCTTTCAGCATGTGAAGGTGATTGCCGATGAGGCTTACGCCGTTGTTGGTGTTGAAAAAGATGAGGCCGCTGAAATCAAAGCACGGAAATTTTTGCAGCACACCGGGTGTCGGATTTCTTCCCGACAAGCAGAAGATCTTCTCATTGAGGCATCCGTACTCATTTCAAGTGAGGTCTCTGTTCCAGATGAGAATGCCTTTGAGAACGTCCAGGACAGCCTGACCGAAAAGATAGGTGCTCGAACCAATGAAGATGTTTTTTTAGCCAATTCCGGCATGGGCGCTGTCTATGCCGCCTTTCGGGCCATTCAGGAAATCCAGTCCAAGAAAGATCGCACCTACTGGATTCAACTCGGCTGGATGTATGTCGATACCTACGAAATTCTGAACAAGTTCGCTGGGGACGATGAAAACAAAATTTTTATTCAGGATCCGACCAACCTCGATGCGCTGGAATCCATTTTGGAATCACGAGGATTTGAGGTTGCTGGCATCATTTCAGAGATGCCGACCAACCCGTTGGTTCAAACACCCGACGTTGAGCGTCTCTTAAAACTTGCTCGTACCTACGGTGTAGCCTTGGTGGTCGATCCAACCGTTGCTTCAATCGTCAATGTAGACGTTTTGCCTTTTACGGATGTGTTGGTTACGAGTCTTACCAAATACGTTTCCCATGAAGGCGACGTGATGATGGGAGCGGTGGCACTTCAAGCTGATTCTCCTTTCTACAATGAGCTCAAGACCTTAATCAGGAAACACATCGAGCCTCCTTACCATCGAGATGTAAAACGCGTTGCCGATCAGTTACCCAATGTGGAAAGCGTGGCCAAAACCGTGAACGCAAACACCCTAAAACTGGCTGCTTTTTTTGAAGGGCACCCTGGAGTTCGTGCTACCCATTGGGCCTACGGAGCCGACAACGCCGAGCGTTACCAAAAGATTGAGAAAGACGCTGATTGTCCGGGCAGTATGATAACCATCGATCTGGTAAAGCCTTTGGCTGAGTTCTACGATGTTTGTCGAATAAGTAAGGGCCCAAGTTTCGGTATGGAAATTACTTTGATGAGTCCTTTTATGTATATGGCTCACTACGATCTGGTATCGCAAGCGCAGGGACGCGAAGACCTGAATGCTTATGGTATTAATCCGGACTTGGTCAGGATCTCTGTCGGGACAGAACCGATCGAGCAGATCATTGCTGCTTTTGGCGAGGCGCTGTAA